In Chelonia mydas isolate rCheMyd1 chromosome 10, rCheMyd1.pri.v2, whole genome shotgun sequence, a single window of DNA contains:
- the NR2F2 gene encoding COUP transcription factor 2 isoform X1, producing MAMVVGAWRDPQDDVPGAQGTQPAQAPPVQGPPAGAPHTPQTPGQGGPPSTPAQTNQPSQQSQGGDKQQQQQHIECVVCGDKSSGKHYGQFTCEGCKSFFKRSVRRNLSYTCRANRNCPIDQHHRNQCQYCRLKKCLKVGMRREVSSLFTAAVQRGRMPPTQPTHGQFALTNGDPLNCHSYLSGYISLLLRAEPYPTSRFGSQCMQPNNIMGIENICELAARMLFSAVEWARNIPFFPDLQITDQVALLRLTWSELFVLNAAQCSMPLHVAPLLAAAGLHASPMSADRVVAFMDHIRIFQEQVEKLKALHVDSAEYSCLKAIVLFTSDACGLSDVAHVESLQEKSQCALEEYVRSQYPNQPTRFGKLLLRLPSLRTVSSSVIEQLFFVRLVGKTPIETLIRDMLLSGSSFNWPYMSIQ from the exons ATGGCAATGGTAGTTGGTGCGTGGCGAGACCCCCAGGACGATGTACCCGGAGCTCAGGGAACTCAGCCTGCTCAAGCCCCACCGGTGCAAGGACCACCCGCTGGGGCCCCTCACACACCACAAACCCCGGGACAAGGAGGGCCCCCCAGCACTCCAGCCCAGACCAACCAGCCAAGCCAGCAGAGCCAAGGAGGAgacaagcagcagcaacaacagcacATTGAGTGTGTGGTTTGTGGGGACAAGTCTAGTGGCAAACATTATGGCCAATTTACCTGCGAGGGTTGCAAGAGTTTCTTCAAGCGGAGTGTCAGGAGGAACCTGAGCTATACTTGCCGTGCCAACAGGAACTGTCCCATTGACCAGCACCACCGCAATCAGTGTCAGTACTGCCGGCTCAAAAAATGCCTCAAAGTTGGCATGAGACGGGAAG TTTCTTCTTTATTTACTGCAGCCGTCCAGAGGGGCAGAATGCCACCCACACAGCCAACTCATGGTCAGTTCGCCTTGACAAATGGGGACCCTCTCAACTGCCATTCCTACCTATCCGGATATATCTCCCTTCTCCTGCGAGCAGAACCTTACCCAACCTCCCGCTTTGGCAGTCAATGCATGCAACCCAACAACATCATGGGCATCGAGAACATTTGTGAACTGGCAGCCAGGATGCTCTTCAGTGCGGTGGAGTGGGCCAGGAATATCCCCTTCTTCCCAGACCTCCAGATCACAGACCAGGTGGCCCTcctcaggctgacctggagcgaGTTATTTGTCCTCAATGCCGCCCAGTGCTCCATGCCCCTCCACGTAGCTCCTCTCCTGGCCGCTGCTGGCCTCCACGCTTCGCCGATGTCTGCTGACCGAGTGGTCGCCTTTATGGACCACATACGAATCTTCCAAGAGCAAGTAGAAAAACTGAAAGCATTGCATGTCGACTCTGCAGAATATAGCTGTTTAAAGGCCATAGTCCTCTTCACCTCAG ATGCCTGTGGTCTCTCTGATGTAGCCCATGTTGAAAGTTTACAGGAGAAGTCACAGTGTGCTTTGGAAGAATACGTTAGGAGCCAGTATCCCAACCAACCAACGCGATTCGGGAAGTTACTACTACGTCTTCCCTCCCTGCGCACTGTCTCATCTTCTGTCATAGAGCAATTGTTTTTCGTCCGTTTGGTAGGTAAAACCCCAATAGAAACCCTAATCAGGGATATGTTACTGTCTGGCAGCAGTTTTAACTGGCCTTATATGTCCATTCAATAA
- the NR2F2 gene encoding COUP transcription factor 2 isoform X2, translating into MAMVVGAWRDPQDDVPGAQGTQPAQAPPVQGPPAGAPHTPQTPGQGGPPSTPAQTNQPSQQSQGGDKQQQQQHIECVVCGDKSSGKHYGQFTCEGCKSFFKRSVRRNLSYTCRANRNCPIDQHHRNQCQYCRLKKCLKVGMRREAVQRGRMPPTQPTHGQFALTNGDPLNCHSYLSGYISLLLRAEPYPTSRFGSQCMQPNNIMGIENICELAARMLFSAVEWARNIPFFPDLQITDQVALLRLTWSELFVLNAAQCSMPLHVAPLLAAAGLHASPMSADRVVAFMDHIRIFQEQVEKLKALHVDSAEYSCLKAIVLFTSDACGLSDVAHVESLQEKSQCALEEYVRSQYPNQPTRFGKLLLRLPSLRTVSSSVIEQLFFVRLVGKTPIETLIRDMLLSGSSFNWPYMSIQ; encoded by the exons ATGGCAATGGTAGTTGGTGCGTGGCGAGACCCCCAGGACGATGTACCCGGAGCTCAGGGAACTCAGCCTGCTCAAGCCCCACCGGTGCAAGGACCACCCGCTGGGGCCCCTCACACACCACAAACCCCGGGACAAGGAGGGCCCCCCAGCACTCCAGCCCAGACCAACCAGCCAAGCCAGCAGAGCCAAGGAGGAgacaagcagcagcaacaacagcacATTGAGTGTGTGGTTTGTGGGGACAAGTCTAGTGGCAAACATTATGGCCAATTTACCTGCGAGGGTTGCAAGAGTTTCTTCAAGCGGAGTGTCAGGAGGAACCTGAGCTATACTTGCCGTGCCAACAGGAACTGTCCCATTGACCAGCACCACCGCAATCAGTGTCAGTACTGCCGGCTCAAAAAATGCCTCAAAGTTGGCATGAGACGGGAAG CCGTCCAGAGGGGCAGAATGCCACCCACACAGCCAACTCATGGTCAGTTCGCCTTGACAAATGGGGACCCTCTCAACTGCCATTCCTACCTATCCGGATATATCTCCCTTCTCCTGCGAGCAGAACCTTACCCAACCTCCCGCTTTGGCAGTCAATGCATGCAACCCAACAACATCATGGGCATCGAGAACATTTGTGAACTGGCAGCCAGGATGCTCTTCAGTGCGGTGGAGTGGGCCAGGAATATCCCCTTCTTCCCAGACCTCCAGATCACAGACCAGGTGGCCCTcctcaggctgacctggagcgaGTTATTTGTCCTCAATGCCGCCCAGTGCTCCATGCCCCTCCACGTAGCTCCTCTCCTGGCCGCTGCTGGCCTCCACGCTTCGCCGATGTCTGCTGACCGAGTGGTCGCCTTTATGGACCACATACGAATCTTCCAAGAGCAAGTAGAAAAACTGAAAGCATTGCATGTCGACTCTGCAGAATATAGCTGTTTAAAGGCCATAGTCCTCTTCACCTCAG ATGCCTGTGGTCTCTCTGATGTAGCCCATGTTGAAAGTTTACAGGAGAAGTCACAGTGTGCTTTGGAAGAATACGTTAGGAGCCAGTATCCCAACCAACCAACGCGATTCGGGAAGTTACTACTACGTCTTCCCTCCCTGCGCACTGTCTCATCTTCTGTCATAGAGCAATTGTTTTTCGTCCGTTTGGTAGGTAAAACCCCAATAGAAACCCTAATCAGGGATATGTTACTGTCTGGCAGCAGTTTTAACTGGCCTTATATGTCCATTCAATAA
- the NR2F2 gene encoding COUP transcription factor 2 isoform X3 produces MQAIWDLEQGKYGFAVQRGRMPPTQPTHGQFALTNGDPLNCHSYLSGYISLLLRAEPYPTSRFGSQCMQPNNIMGIENICELAARMLFSAVEWARNIPFFPDLQITDQVALLRLTWSELFVLNAAQCSMPLHVAPLLAAAGLHASPMSADRVVAFMDHIRIFQEQVEKLKALHVDSAEYSCLKAIVLFTSDACGLSDVAHVESLQEKSQCALEEYVRSQYPNQPTRFGKLLLRLPSLRTVSSSVIEQLFFVRLVGKTPIETLIRDMLLSGSSFNWPYMSIQ; encoded by the exons CCGTCCAGAGGGGCAGAATGCCACCCACACAGCCAACTCATGGTCAGTTCGCCTTGACAAATGGGGACCCTCTCAACTGCCATTCCTACCTATCCGGATATATCTCCCTTCTCCTGCGAGCAGAACCTTACCCAACCTCCCGCTTTGGCAGTCAATGCATGCAACCCAACAACATCATGGGCATCGAGAACATTTGTGAACTGGCAGCCAGGATGCTCTTCAGTGCGGTGGAGTGGGCCAGGAATATCCCCTTCTTCCCAGACCTCCAGATCACAGACCAGGTGGCCCTcctcaggctgacctggagcgaGTTATTTGTCCTCAATGCCGCCCAGTGCTCCATGCCCCTCCACGTAGCTCCTCTCCTGGCCGCTGCTGGCCTCCACGCTTCGCCGATGTCTGCTGACCGAGTGGTCGCCTTTATGGACCACATACGAATCTTCCAAGAGCAAGTAGAAAAACTGAAAGCATTGCATGTCGACTCTGCAGAATATAGCTGTTTAAAGGCCATAGTCCTCTTCACCTCAG ATGCCTGTGGTCTCTCTGATGTAGCCCATGTTGAAAGTTTACAGGAGAAGTCACAGTGTGCTTTGGAAGAATACGTTAGGAGCCAGTATCCCAACCAACCAACGCGATTCGGGAAGTTACTACTACGTCTTCCCTCCCTGCGCACTGTCTCATCTTCTGTCATAGAGCAATTGTTTTTCGTCCGTTTGGTAGGTAAAACCCCAATAGAAACCCTAATCAGGGATATGTTACTGTCTGGCAGCAGTTTTAACTGGCCTTATATGTCCATTCAATAA